The following nucleotide sequence is from Vitis vinifera cultivar Pinot Noir 40024 chromosome 14, ASM3070453v1.
GCTGTTTGTTTCCGGGGAAAAGGCGCAAAGAAACAAGAAAGCTGTGACACGCAATTGATTCCTTTCCAAACGCTGATACTTGTTCGCCATGCAGACCACCTGTCACCACCTTCGCCAACACCTGTCACCGCTTTTCCTGTCACCCTCCTCTTTATATCTCCCACTACTCCACCGCTCTCCCTCGCCAAACCCATTTCTCTCCGTTTCTGTACAAATCATCATGGCTGAACGTGATGAGCAGAAAGGCCCATCAGCCTCCAAAATCCTAGCTGTCATAGCCCTCCTCCCTCTAGGAGGCACCCTGCTGCTTCTATCCGGCCTGACATTCGTGGGGTCAATGGTCGGCCTCGCCGTCGCCACCCCACTCTTCCTCCTCTTCAGTCCCGTTCTGGTTCCAGCGGCAATAGGGATCGGCCTCGCCGTCACCGGATTTCTCTCGTCTGGAGCTTTAGGAGTAACAGCCCTCTCGTCGCTGTCGTGGTTCCTTAACTATCTCCGGCAATTGGCGGCTGGGATGCCGGATTATTTTCAGAGGGTGACTGACAAACTGGGCCGAGAAACGAAGGAAATGGGCCAGGAGTTGCAGAGTCAGGCCCATGAAGGCTGGGGCAAGCCGACAAAACGAATACAAATTGGGCTATGAGCTGGGCGTGGGACGTCAAGCATTTGGGCCCTGGGGTGCTCTGtggttttatttcattttctacgTTGGAGAATAGATGGCTAGGTTTCATTTTGCTGTACGCGTGTTTGCTTTGAggcataaaataataatataatatgtttattttcatttagtttcaaatttttaatgaaCTAATCAGCAGTCTTTTGCAATATTTGATGACACGTCATTTCAATTTTCATCATCGCTCACACCTTTAAGACCTTTTAGATTAGAATTTGGGAATGCCTATTGCTGGAAACATtactagaaaacaatttttaaaatctaaaaaataaaaaataacacatGGAAAATCTTTTATTGTTAATGATTgtctgatatttttttaaatacattatttttacaataaatgtAAAAGATTTTCGAGGCCCGAAACAAAATACTTTGTGTTAGGAATTAGGGACAAAGGACAATCTTAGATAGACAATTTTTTCATGAGGCTTAGATTTTAAAAAGGTTTAGATGTTTATTGGTGTTTATTCTTAtagaattaagaaataattgaaagtattaaattaacttatattgaaaattttgtattattatatatatatatatatatatatatttgagatCAATTTAAGGTATGTTTAGTTTAggagtgttttaattttttaataaattattttaaaaaatcattaaaaatgtctataatttttaataattataatttttgcattaaatattttttataatttttttacaaaaattatattttaaataactaataaaaataatttattaatataattttaaaattttattttattttcctcaattactttttagaattaaaattaattttaatattttttgtcacCTTTAACCATTCTAtccaaacttaaaaaaatattattttatttatttatttatttattaattattatttttacaaccAAAGATCACATAATAATACCCAAAGCCCACTTCGAAAACCTAATGGTTGGTACTGCAGATGAGCACAAGAGAAACGTGGCAAAGATGTCTTGCCATGTGGTACAAACACGCATACCTGGCTCCCATGCAAAGCCCCTCATCACCACCTTCCCACCACGTCATCACCCTGTACTGACTCCTCATCCATAAAGCATACCCACTTCAACCCTCCTCTCACTCCTCTCTTCAATCTCATAATCATCCATGGCCGACCGCCCCCAACCCCATCAGCTTCAGGTTCACCCACAACACCTTTACAATGCTGGTATCAAGACCCTCCTTCCCCAGAAAGGCCCATCAACCTCCCAGGTTCTAGCGGTCATAGCCCTCCTCCCCCTCGCCGGTTTTCTGCTGCTTCTCGCCGGCCTCACTTTCGCCGGCAGCGCACTAGGCCTCGCTGTAATCACCCCTCTGTTCCTGATCTTCAGCCCTGTTTTAGTCCCTGCTACCATAGCCATCGGGCTTGCCGTTGTCTCCTTTGTTACGTCGGGAGCTTTTGGAGTGACGGGACTGTCGTCGCTGTCATTTGCAGTGAACTCTTTCCGACAAGCTGCCGCTCCGCTGCCTGGGTACTTGCGGAGTGCGATGGATAAATTGGGGGAGAAGACCAAGGGTTTGGGGCAGGGGATCCAGAAGCAAGCCCATGAAGGCGGGCCCATTAGAAAACTCGGCTACTAAGCTTGGGCCTTTTGGGCTTTGATGTGGGTTTGGGCTGTAGGAGAGTTGAGAATGAGTTTTATTTGTGTATGGGCTTTTCTTTAATGTACTCGTATGGGGTGTGGTATTTGGTATCTGAGTAGAGACTTTATGTATgttgattttataattgaacGTTCAACCTCTTTGCCAAGCTTGAAGTTTAGCCCATTAGCTGAATTTGAGCAAATATGGATTCCCATGCAAGCCTATCCAACCTACAGAATAGCGACGAAAGAATGTGGCGGCGGCAAACCCCCTCCAAAATTGATACTTGTCTCCCATGCAAGCCCTATCATTGCCGCCTTCCGCCACCTGTCACCTCCACTGCCCCATATATAGCCGCCACCCCACCACCGCTCTATCCAAACCTCCATTATCACCCATGGCTGATAGCCCACCAACGTACGAAGTTGAAATCCAGTCACAGTACCATGAAAGAGGCGGCCTTTCAATTTCTCAAATTCTAGCACTCATCACACTTCTTCCCACTGGCGGCACCCTCCTCCTCTTCGCTGGCCTGACCTTCGCTGCCAGCAT
It contains:
- the LOC100255962 gene encoding oleosin H2; its protein translation is MQTTCHHLRQHLSPLFLSPSSLYLPLLHRSPSPNPFLSVSVQIIMAERDEQKGPSASKILAVIALLPLGGTLLLLSGLTFVGSMVGLAVATPLFLLFSPVLVPAAIGIGLAVTGFLSSGALGVTALSSLSWFLNYLRQLAAGMPDYFQRVTDKLGRETKEMGQELQSQAHEGWGKPTKRIQIGL
- the LOC100252638 gene encoding oleosin H1-like, whose product is MADRPQPHQLQVHPQHLYNAGIKTLLPQKGPSTSQVLAVIALLPLAGFLLLLAGLTFAGSALGLAVITPLFLIFSPVLVPATIAIGLAVVSFVTSGAFGVTGLSSLSFAVNSFRQAAAPLPGYLRSAMDKLGEKTKGLGQGIQKQAHEGGPIRKLGY